CACAGTGTTGACGGAGACGTGGCAGGGCATGCATGCAGGTTCGCTGTGCTAAAAGGTGTGGTGCTGTGTGTTGTGGGGCTGGGATTTGGACTTGGGGAAAGCTTGGCTCCAGCCTTCGGTGGCAAGATCCAGGCCTTCAGCCAACACGGGGGAGATGGCAACAGGAGGAGCACGGTTCTGGTGTGTGGGCGTGTGTTTGTGTGTGAAACTGGCCAAAGCGTCGGTTTTTACTTCGTTTCTGGCACCCGGCGTGGCTCGCCTCGGCCGTGACGGGCAAGAGGCAATAGCTCGTCCGGAGACAGCATGTATAGGGGCTTGGCATGCTTTCTGGCAACAGGGACGACCAAATCTACTAGCCCCATCCGCCCGAGACATAATTCAGGTGATGTGGAGAGTGTTCATTCATTCCTCCGAACCATCAGCAACAGAGCTATAAATGCTCGCTGAGGCCGGTTCAACAGGTGGCGCACCGGCGCAACCAAAAACCATTTACACTTGTCGGCACGCACATGGCCACGGAAAGGAGGTCACATGCCAACGTTCTCCCGTGATTCATGTCGCTCCCGATTCCATCCTAGTCCTACAAACGAGAGCGAAAGGCGTTGCCCAACTCGAGTATTTTATGCCATTCCTGTGTTAATGATTCCCTAGACAAGTCTACAGTGTCAATCGTATACTAGTAGTAGTAGCGATATAGCCTTTTATCGAGCGACGACTTGTTTAGGGTCTGTTTGGTTCCCACTCAACCTACCAAAACATTGGTCGCGCCAAATCTCTGGTACGTTGTTTGGTTTGTTGCCAAATATTTGGCTGCCAACGAGTCCTTTGTTAAATCTTTGGCCAACCCCTAGGCGGTGTAATCCCTCGCCAAATAATTGGCAAGCCAATATTGGCAAGGGAGCTACAGGCAAGAACCAAACATACCCTTTATTCCTGATGTACTCAACGGAGTACAagcaaatttttttttcaaaacgaaggcaaaagttttgcctcattgattaattaagaagagaattgcccagttaatttatGAAAAACCGGACGAAAACCAATACAAACGAAGCGACAAACTACTCCTAAACATGAAACCCCACAACCGCACAGACGGCCCGCCAAAACTATCAAAAACACAACATCCACAAACCCCACAACCGTACAAGCAAATTAACAAGCATATGCATAGGACTATAGTAGCCAGATCTAGAAATAAAAGCCGAACGACGCGTGTCAACATGGTCCCCGACACACCGATTCAGGACAAAGGTGTCTATCACGCCTAGTCATGCATCAAAACAACACTTGCACGCATGTCGACGTTCCAGCATTTAGAGTTCCAAGGCCAGACGGGATACTCCTGGGCCCAGATGCAGACCTCCGGTGGATCATGCCACTCCATGTGTTTGAAGTTACCACGACTGAGCACTGACGAATCGTGGTAAACTACTCGCTAAGCAGTATCAGCGCACGTAGCAAAATGATGTAACGCAAGATTCTCCGGCAACAGATGATGTATGTTTGCCAAATTGAGGACAGGCAACAAAAGTCCCACCTTGGTTCCAAAAGAGGTCCCTGCCTTCGCACGCGCACCAAGCAAAATCTCCTCTAACCCTCCGCGTATGTACTCCTCCAGGCTAACGACGTTCACCTGCCATCGATACAATTCCCCCTGtcatttttttacaaaactaacTTGTTCAAAACTGTAATAAGCAGCCAAACTTCTATTACTAAAGGCTAGAAATGGGGTGAAAATGGTTCACCCAATCAATCATGTTTGCTTAGAATAGTACCGACTGAAAATGAGCAGCTCACATTACATTACAGGTAAGCTGCGCAGCCAAATATTGACTTACCCTACTTGAGTTTTGAGAAAACATCAGAATCAGCAGCACTGTGTGGTGCTTCCAAATTCAACGCCATGTGACTTGATAATCCTGGCAGCTCCTAGAAGAATGTCCTGTTCTGCATATATCAACTCGTCTTTTCTCTGAAAGTGTTTAAGAGATTCATATCAAACAAAAAGGATGATAACGAGCATTCTAAACTTGCACTAGCACAGCAGGTCACAGAACAGTAAAAGCATTGTTCTATGTGGCTACGCCTTTGCGGTGAATTGTGGATAATAACAAACTATGAATAGCTCTCGGAGATGTTTGCATCACTGTAGAACATCAAACTACTTAAGCTGGACAGACTCTGACAGAAAATCGTGTTATGTTATGTTCATTTCGATGGGACACTATTTTGGATCACATTTCTTAGTCTTGCTGCAGCACACCTCCAGAACAGCAACAGATAACAGCAGCTTACAAGTTGGATTCAACAGAACAGGTTGATATGATGCAATGCAATGTAAGTATTGAGCACCAATTTATGCTAAGGCGTCAGTTGACCTGGGATACATAAAATTTCAAGTCATATGTTTTCTTCTACTCTCGACCACTGACCCATGTCAAAGAGAAACATGCATGTAAAATCAACAAGTGTTGCCAGGTAATCACAATTTAACCTTTTATCTGGTGCTTACTGTGAGAATTAGCCACTACTTTCTTCACCTTATCATCCAAACAAATGCCTTACTGAAATGcaacataatactccctccgttccgatttactcgtcgtggttttagtttaaatttgaactaaaaccacgacgagtaaatcggaacggagggagtaactttgAACGAAATAAATTGAACGCACCATTTTTTGGAGGATGCACCCTATGACAAGCTCTCCATATGAACTTTCCAATCTGGAGAGGTAGCAGTAAGGAGCATCTGTTTCCAAGATAACTTTTGGGTTGGACCTTAACATAGCCTTGATCTCCTCTGCTACAGCAGGAACCTTCTCAATATCCTCAAGTCTTATAGGAATCTTGGTCACACTTACCCGCCACTGAGCTCGTGATCTATTCACTATAATCTGCAATTTTTCAAGAATGCCATGAGAGAAGGTAGGTCAACCCTGATACTGATAATCCTATGATTGAAAGAAATTTAAACAACATTATTTTTTACATGCATTGTCATCTTTCTATGATTTGTCATCTTTCTGGGtgattttaactaataaaatgaaCAAAAGCATTTGAGCAAACTTCTCCTACTCCAAACTTCGTACAGAAGAAGTGCATCATTCAAAGTTGATTTCAATCCCCAAAATTCATGTGTCCATTACAACTGCAATGAGGCTAAATGTACAAAGTTCAACTCAAGCAAATCATGAACTTTTAAAAAGGCTGTATCCAGTCTCAGTGCGAAAAGTCCCCACATGTTGTGGTCTGAGCAAAACCCTAACAAATTAAATTTCAGTAGAAAGTAGTCAGCTTTAGCAGTGTAACTGACAACTACTGTAGAAGTTAAGTTCTGAATTTGCCATGCTTGAGCTATAACTGAAAAGTATACTATAGCTAATCATAAAATAATTGCTCTTACATGTGATACATGTGCGAGGATACCACATATTCTTGTTTGCATGTTTCCTAGGTGTTTCGGATGTTTTTTATGCCTTTATGGTGTGTCTAAAGATTGTCGCAGTGAGTAAACATATCAAGGGTGTTACTATTCCAAGCAGTTGAATATCATAAGATGGTTCCAGCGCCATATACTGATATACATACATTTAAATGTGGATACTGATTCAAGTTGCCTTAACCAATCCATGTGACAGCACATTGCAGCACAAATTGCTAACTAGAGGAAATTCAGCCTATAATAGCGAGTGATATCACACCATCCAGTGATAAAGAAAGAAACATGCAAAAAAAACATTGCACCAAGTAAAACAGGATATAAtcagcaaaatgaaaaaaaggtAAGATGGTAGGCGTAATATGTGTTGTTTAAGAATATAGTATCCAGTAGATGTGATGATACCTGACTTGAGAACAAAGAGTTGGGTACTGTGAAAGGAAGCTTTTCTGGACTCATCATCGAAGTTGAAGTAAGTCCTATTTCGAGTACCGTGCCTTCTATTGACCCAGCCTACAAAGGAAAATGTTTTACTTAGGGAGTCTATATATGCTACACAATTATAAAGCAATACAAGATAATAATTGGCCTGTGAACATGCATTATTATCTGCAGACATGAACTTCAGGAGAAATAAGGTAACATCTGACTCACATCAGGATAAACAGATGAAACACTTACTCCTCAGGGACACATCTAACAGTAACATGAGATACTTGACACATTCATCATTATTTAGGAACAGTGTATTTATTCATCAAAACAAACACGGTGGTCATAACTATAAAAGTGGGTTTTCATGTCTCGGGTCAACTTTGTTTCCTCCTCTCGCAAAACCTCTCAATTACCACGAATCGGTAGCTGGTATCACTTTGCTGGAGACGTCTTTCGTAATCCAATGCTTTAACACTGTAAGAGATGAGTTCTATTTCTCCTCAGGGCATGGATCAAGCACATATCCCAAGCTTAAGATGAACATCTTCTATTCTCCTAGGGCATTTGATAATCATGAGGTCATATTACCAAATGTTATGGTTTGACAATTTACTAGCACCAACTAGTGCCTACCACATGGCAAACATTTGTCATTTATATCAACATCTATGTATACTAGTAAAACAATTACACATGCAGTCCCAGGTAAACGAAATTTCGTTGTACATATGGTACACTCATGGTTTGAACAATGTATGTCCAGTAATCACATATACAAAtatatgataaggcacctttatgTATTCTCCAACTGAGAATGGCCTAGAAAATTGTAAGGAGAACCCATTCAACACGTTGCCCAGGACATCTCTAGCAGCAAAAGCCGTAGCAACACCTGCAGTGCACATCAGTGTAAAAGGATTTTACTTTTGTTTGGAGTATTAACTACTGAATCTAGAAATACGAGGAGTCCTCACATGGAAGAAGAAATAGTGCATGCTGTAGTATTTACACAGACTACTGAAGACTGTAATATTTCCTAACAAGATTTCTGCATTATAGCATGCATAGCATAAGTATACATGAGTTATCGAAGATCCATATTACGCAGCTATTGGAAAGGACTTTAAGGTCGAACACGGCTACATTCCTTATTGTCATATTGTTCTAAGATATATAAACAACCACATCTCATTTGTGATAACTAATTTGTACAGCACGGTAGGCCATGGAAACAAAATGCGGCTTCGATGAAAAAAAATGTAAGAAAAAGATTCTTTCAGAGAGAAAAAGGAAGATACTGAGCTATTCACGTCTAAGAAGCACAGGACAGAACACATAGTTATTTAGCGCTTACTTTTACATGCTACATTTGGTTATTAAATGATTTTTTTTAGTGCAGATAATGATTGCTAAAGGCATTATCATATGGGCATATCACATATTATTCCTCAAAACAGTTTCGAACATTACCTCCCACACCACCAACAGTTAATATTGATTGAACAGCTACACCACAAGCCTCAGCAAGACCCATTACACCAAGCGCAATCAGTCCCAATGAGGACACTTGGTTAAAAGCTGATAACCTTGCTCTATCAGTAACTAAGGCAGTTTGGTTGGCCATAGCTTTAGTGATAAAGTTTGCTTTCCACCTATGAAGAAACCAGACAACTGACAATACAAATGCACCCCTCAAAGCTTGTGGAAAATAAGGTGATACACTTGGTGcgatcactgcagccctgatgaaTGAAGAAAAAACATGAACATCCTCAGAACATAATATGCCACTTTTTATCAGGCTAAAACTTAGCATAAGCATGCATACAATTAATGAATATAAACGAATGTGTACTGTTGTATCACTAACAAAAAAAGGCAACAAGCATCCTTGATTTTGATAGGAAGTTTCTCTTTCAAATATTAAAGAAATATGGTCAGTCTAAGAATTTTTCAAAAGCATCAGCTGCTTctcttgttttttttttcttcagaaaagagAGACAAGACGGACGCCACCATAGTACAAATAAACTTGCATCAATTTTTTGATACAAAATGAAAGGCGACACTCCAGATTAAATGCAACACATATAAGAAAATATTTAAATAACAATGGCAAAGCTGTGCAAGGTAAgttcaatagaaactcacatctcTGAAAATGCCATAAATGTGATCAAGTATTTTGCAGGATCCTCCAATGCACTCCAAAGGCTGGTGCTATATGAAGCATTAGTGTTGACTGAGTTCCCCAAAAGTGCTGATATCGGGTTCTGTGAACCATACTTATGAAGCCTCTTGAAGATGATAGGCATGACAAACCAGGCCAAAAGGGTACCACATAATGTTCCTCCAAGTGGAACAACTACCTTTTCTAGATCTGGATTTGCCTCAAGAAAACTTTGAACATGGGGTGTGACTGCATCAGTCATCTCCTTCACTTTCTTGCCTGCATCAGTCGTAGCATCGATGGTGGAGTTGCGAGCATTTTCAAAAATGTCCATCCAAGTGGTTCCTCCAGTACCAACCTCAGCAGTTTCAGTGGGAGGAACAATTGGGACTTCAGGCTTAATTCCAGTGTCTGATGAGTATGCACGGCGGATGCTGGAAACACCTAACGGTCCTGGCAATGCATTAAAACTGGGCCTTGAAGTATTCAACCAATTAGTGCCCATATAAGCAGAAAGGGGCATCATAGCCCTTGACACACCATTGGCTGGAGGAAAACGATCCATTGCTTTCATCTGCCCAATAATTGAATTGCCTGGTTTTACCTTGCCCCTGGCACAGCTGTTGAACCCCCTCAAAGAAGCGCCAGGAGATTTGGACCCAATCGATAACTCCATAAGATTCTGAGATGACCGACGCAAGATTGCTGTACACCCAGACATTGTGCACTACTTAAGAAACTGTGCCCTGAAATATGAAAACAATTAATATGAAAATTGGAGAATATAAAcataactaaaaagaaaacaagACTACTACCAAACTCTATTAACGATGACTAAATGACCAAGTATAAACCATAATTCAACAGCAAAGCAACAATGTATGAAACTACTAGTTATCAACATATACCATATCAAACTTCATTAAGCTTGTAGGACCAGAAAATAACTCTGGATGCTAAATCCGAAAATTCTGAATCATGAGAACTTCAATTTCATGGTGCCAAAGAGCTCGGCAAACTATAGTATTCAAACATCAAAAGATAAAGGGTCGGCTGCTTCTCTAACTGTTATCCATGCTGTTGTCTCAAACCATAACAGCAAACTCCGGGATTTGCATCAAATGGGTGTGCCAAACCTTCTAAGGAGCAAACATAAAAAAATTACAGTGCAAAGTGACCACTCAAGCGATCCTTGCCAAATTTCCCAATCACAGCAACAATAATTCGTCGGCACAACCAAAATCAGCTTAATCAGCGGGAAAATTCAGGTCTCAAGTTAGAATCAGACAAACAAACTATAAACCAACAATTCTTACTCGGCCCAGATGCTATATTTGCATAAACCCTTCAGGCAACACCAAATCGAACCGGTCCAAGAGCAGCAGTTACAAAGAAAAGCTCGCATCAAACAGCTGGAAACATAATTCAAGCAACAGAAATGGGAATGATGACTAAAAGGAATGAGGATAAACCACTAATTACACAACTCTCACTCGAACTTGACCGGCAGAGAAACAATGTGTATGAAATTACTAATTATCAACACGCACATGACAAAAGTATACCCATCACTGTTTCTCTAACTGAAAACCACGCTCTCTATCACTATGTCTCAAACGTAACAGCAAACTCTGTTTGCGCCATATGATTGGGCTAAATCTTAGCCGCGGCAAAAACTACATTGCAGAGCGACCACGCAAGTGATCCTTGCAGTAGGTTGTATCAAGAAGCACCCAAAATTTCCAAATCACAGCGACTATAATTCGTCGGTACAGTCAAATCAGATTAATCAGAGGCGGAAATTCGGGCCTCCCATCAGAATCGAACGAACGAACTAGGCATCAACAATCCTTACTTGAATCCCGGATGCTACATTTGCATAAGCCCTCGAATCGGGCGACACCGAACCAGCGGAAGAGCATCAGTAACAAAAAATAAACAAAACCAAAGCAGAAAACAAGACTATACCAAACACTATTAATGATGACTATAATCAACGATGTATGAAACTACTGGTTATCAACATATAGAACCTGAAACTTTATTAAGCTTATAGGACCAGAAAGTAACTCTGGATGCTAAATCCGAAAAATTCTCAATCATGAGAACTTCAACTCCATGGTGCCAAAGAGCTCGGCAAATCATAGGTATTCAAATATCAAAAGATAAAAGGATAGCCGTCAGCTGCTTCTCTAGCTGTTAACCATGCTCTTGCATATGTGCGTCTCAAAAAATGACAGCAAACTCCGTGATTTGCATCAAAAGGGTGTGCCAAATCTTATAAGGAGCAAACATAAAAAAATACAGTGCAGAGCGACCACTCAAGCAATCCTTACCATAGCTTGTGTTGATAAGCACTCCAAATTTCCCAATCACAGGAACAATAATTCATCAGCACAACCAAAATCAGGTTAATCAGCGGGAAAATTCAGGCCTCCAGTTAGAATCGGAATAAACCAACAATTTACTCGACCCAAATCTTATATTTGCATAAACCCACAAGACAACACCAAATCGAACCGGCAGAAGAGCAGCAGTTACAAACAAAAGCTCGCATCAAACAGCTGGAAACATAATTAGAGCAACAGAAATGGTAATGATGACTAAACGGAATGAGGATAAACCATAACACAACTCTCACTTGAACTTGACCAGCAGAGAAACAATGTGTATGAAACAACTAAGTATCAACACGCACATGACAAAATACACTCATCACTGTTTCTCTAACTGAAAACCACGCTATCCATCTCTATGTCTCGACCGTAACAGCAAACCCCGTTTGCACCAAATGATGGGGCAAATTCTTCTAAAGAGCCACGGCAAAAACCACATTGCAGAGCGACCACGCAAGTGATCCTTGCTGAGCGACTACGCAACAAGCACCCAAAATTTCCAAATCACAGCGACTATAATTCGTCGGTACAGTCAAATCAGACTAATCAGAGGGGGGAATTCGGGTCTCCCATCAGAATCGAACGAACGAACTAGGCGAATCCCGGATGCTACATTTGCATAAACCCTCGAATCGGGCGACACGGAACCAGCGGAAGAGCATCAGTAACAAACAAAAAATACTCGCATCAAAACGCACGCCGGAAACGGAGCCCGCGGCGCACGGGGAAGGCTCTGACTACAACTGTCGGCCGCGCCATCTGGAAGCGATAAGAACCCGCATCGAGGAAAGGGGTGGTTCAGCCGCGGCAGTGATTCGAAGAGGGGAGGGTGGTAGTGGTAGGGCTTACGCTTCGGAGAGGCGGAGGGGTCCGGGAGCCGGCGGCCCTCCTGCCTCGTCCCCGCGGCGCTTCAACACCTGGCCCGGAGGGGCGCGGCCGCGTGGGGTGGGGGGTGTGAAGCGTGAGGCCTCGACGGCGACGGAGGCTGCGCTGGTTTATTTTCCTTGCTCTCTGCTTGCCTTTCTTGCGGGACAGGAAACAGGCGATGTCGTGGAGAGGCTGCTGGTGGGGTCTCCTCCCTGCCCCACCCCCGCGTCGTGCGGTGCGTGCtcgagttaattgcacagaagtatcacaattggggcatcacatgcagattggtatcacgattgctaatttttgcgtGTCAGTATTAACATTTCTCTAGATTTTTGCAAATAGGTCTAAACTGCGTATAAAcacgtattgacggtgtatctgactagcggggcccgcccgtcaggtgccgacgtggcatgttttttgcagaaaacccccgccctcgccctcgccctcaccctctcgctccgcgcccgcctcgccgccctctCCCCGTGGCGGCCTCCTACCTCAGCCGGCGCGCGCACGACCCCAGCGCGCCGGTGGTGCTGACCCCGCCGAGGATACTGCTCGCCGCCGCGGGGCTCGGGCTGGCGACCGGCGCCGACGACTTCCTGTACGCGTACGGGCTGTCGTTCGTGCCCGTGTCCACCTCCGCGATCCTCATCTCCACGCAGCTGgccttcaccgtcttcttcgcGTTCCTGATCGTGCGGCAGCGGCTGACGGCGCTGTCGGTGAACGCGGTGGCGCTGCTCACCGTGGGCGCCGTGGTGCTGGGGCTGCACGTGTCCTCGGACCGCCCCGCCGGGGTGAGCAAGGGGCAGTACTGGCTGGGGTTCCTGCTGACCCTGGCCGCCGCGGCGCTGTACGGGCTGGTGCCGCCGCTGATCGAGCTGACCTACAAGCGGGCCGCGGGCCGCGGGCGCGTGGTGACGTACGCGCTGGTGATGGAGATGCAGCTGGTGATGGGCTTCTTCGCCACTGCTTTCTGCACCGTCGGCATGATCGTCAACAACGATTTCCAAGTGCGGTGCCCATGTCACTCACCCCTCTCTCCACACTCTACTAGGAGCAGGATAGGAGTATGCCACAGTAGTTTCTCTGATGCGTGCGTGGATTTGCTCACAAGCCCGGCGAGAGGAAGCGAGAGGACCAAGCCCGGCGAACGCGATGGGGTCGTCGGGGAGGAACGGGCTCACCTACGACGAAGCGCGCGGCCGCGGAGCCGGTGAAGAGCGCGACGAGCAGGGCCCGCGCCGAGCCAGAAGGCGCGGAGGTGCGGCGGGTGGGCGCGCGCCGGGGCGGCCCCGCCTTCTCCGCCGCGACGGTCCCCGCGGCGGCGAGGTGCGCGAGGAGCTGCGCTGCGAGGAAGGCGCGCTGGACCGCGGCCCAAGAGCTCCCGTCCTCGCCCTCCCAGCTCGCGGGGAGGAGCAGGAAGGCGAGCGCGAGCAGCACGAGGGACGCGGCGGCGAGCGCCGAGGAGGCCCCGAGCGCGAGCCTGTGGCGGAACCCCCTCCGCGGGCTGGCTTGGGGAGCAGGGGCTCCTCCGACTCCTCGTGGAGCGCGCGGGGGTGGAGATGGAGGcgggcgcggagggagagggcggcgaggcgggcgtggagcgagagggcgagggcgagggcgagggcgggggttttctgcaaaaaacatgccacgtcggcacatgacgggcgggccccgctagtcagatacaccgtcaatacgtgTTTATACGCAGTTTAGATCTATTTGCAAAAATCTAGAGcaatgttggtactgacacgcaaaaattagcaatcgtggtaccaatctgcatgtgataccccaattgtggtacttctgtgcaattaactctgCGTGCTCAGATGTtccctcccttttcctttttttcttttctccgaGGGATCTTTTTTTTAGTGGTTTTTTCCTCTTTAGATCTGGCCTTCTGGATCGCGAAGCCCAGCTTTTCTCTTCGAGCAACCCGTGAAGCCCAAGCGGGGAAGTGTCCTCACTGGGCCTCTATGGGTAGCAAGTACTGTTAGAAATTAGGCCCAGCATAGCTAAAAAAAAAGGAAATTAGGCCCGTGCATTCCACCGTGCCCGCCAGCACCGCGCGGCTGAGACCAGCGTGGCACGCTCGGCGTCGTGAGACGGGCGGCGCGGCACGTTCCGGCGCGTGCGAGGCCAGCGCCGCCACGCGCGCAGGCTGCCATGCTTCACCGCCGCCCGTGGTACTTTCAGGATCGCCGTACAGTGGCGCCACCAATCGTGCAGGCCGCTCAGGCTTCA
This region of Triticum aestivum cultivar Chinese Spring chromosome 2D, IWGSC CS RefSeq v2.1, whole genome shotgun sequence genomic DNA includes:
- the LOC123054104 gene encoding mechanosensitive ion channel protein 1, mitochondrial produces the protein MSGCTAILRRSSQNLMELSIGSKSPGASLRGFNSCARGKVKPGNSIIGQMKAMDRFPPANGVSRAMMPLSAYMGTNWLNTSRPSFNALPGPLGVSSIRRAYSSDTGIKPEVPIVPPTETAEVGTGGTTWMDIFENARNSTIDATTDAGKKVKEMTDAVTPHVQSFLEANPDLEKVVVPLGGTLCGTLLAWFVMPIIFKRLHKYGSQNPISALLGNSVNTNASYSTSLWSALEDPAKYLITFMAFSEMAAVIAPSVSPYFPQALRGAFVLSVVWFLHRWKANFITKAMANQTALVTDRARLSAFNQVSSLGLIALGVMGLAEACGVAVQSILTVGGVGGVATAFAARDVLGNVLNGFSLQFSRPFSVGEYIKAGSIEGTVLEIGLTSTSMMSPEKLPFTVPNSLFSSQIIVNRSRAQWRVSVTKIPIRLEDIEKVPAVAEEIKAMLRSNPKVILETDAPYCYLSRLESSYGELVIGCILQKMRKDELIYAEQDILLGAARIIKSHGVEFGSTTQCC
- the LOC123055880 gene encoding purine permease 1-like — translated: LPVAASYLSRRAHDPSAPVVLTPPRILLAAAGLGLATGADDFLYAYGLSFVPVSTSAILISTQLAFTVFFAFLIVRQRLTALSVNAVALLTVGAVVLGLHVSSDRPAGVSKGQYWLGFLLTLAAAALYGLVPPLIELTYKRAAGRGRVVTYALVMEMQLVMGFFATAFCTVGMIVNNDFQPGERKREDQARRTRWGRRGGTGSPTTKRAAAEPVKSATSRARAEPEGAEVRRVGARRGGPAFSAATVPAAARCARSCAARKARWTAAQELPSSPSQLAGRSRKASASSTRDAAASAEEAPSASLLDLFAKI